Proteins encoded in a region of the Altererythrobacter ishigakiensis genome:
- the gloB gene encoding hydroxyacylglutathione hydrolase, with the protein MTLQIHQFPCLSDNYGFLIHDPASGETAAIDTPDGKEYLRQADAKGWKITQIWNTHWHPDHAGGNKDIIAATGAKVIAPQEVKKLSEIDQMVSHGDSISLGGFTAHVIDVSGHTNGHIAFHIPEAGVAFVGDSVFALGCGRMFEGEPKQFWESLSRIKALPPETMLYCAHEYTLANAEFAVHADPENKQLQAYAALVVSIRNQDEPTVPAQLARELETNPFLRADDPAIMAKWGGDAPHETFAALRAAKDNF; encoded by the coding sequence ATGACTTTACAAATCCATCAGTTTCCGTGTCTGTCCGACAATTACGGCTTCCTCATCCACGATCCCGCAAGTGGTGAGACCGCTGCGATCGATACGCCGGATGGTAAGGAATATCTGCGGCAAGCTGACGCAAAAGGTTGGAAGATCACGCAGATCTGGAACACCCATTGGCATCCCGACCATGCAGGCGGGAACAAGGATATCATTGCTGCAACCGGTGCAAAGGTAATTGCGCCGCAGGAGGTCAAAAAACTGTCCGAGATTGATCAGATGGTCAGCCATGGCGACAGCATCTCGCTTGGCGGTTTTACAGCCCATGTGATTGACGTCAGCGGCCACACTAATGGCCATATCGCGTTCCATATTCCCGAAGCAGGTGTAGCGTTTGTGGGCGATAGCGTGTTTGCGCTCGGCTGCGGTCGGATGTTCGAGGGCGAGCCCAAGCAATTCTGGGAGAGCCTCAGCCGGATCAAGGCATTGCCGCCGGAAACAATGCTCTATTGTGCACACGAATATACGCTAGCGAATGCCGAGTTCGCAGTTCATGCCGATCCGGAAAACAAGCAGCTGCAAGCTTACGCAGCTTTGGTTGTCAGCATTCGCAACCAGGACGAACCGACCGTTCCCGCCCAGCTGGCGCGCGAGCTTGAAACCAATCCCTTCCTGCGCGCAGATGATCCGGCGATAATGGCTAAATGGGGGGGCGACGCGCCGCATGAGACCTTTGCCGCTCTTCGTGCCGCGAAGGATAATTTCTAA
- the rpsA gene encoding 30S ribosomal protein S1 — MATSPNPTRDDFEALLNEQLGGADDGGFEGRVVKGTVTAIENGMAMIDVGLKSEGRVSLKEFSRGDDDHGLEVGSEVEVFVDRVENADGEAMLSRDRARREAAWDKLENEFGEGKRVDGRIFGRVKGGFTVDLDGAVAFLPGSQVDIRPVRDVTPLMDVPQPFQILKMDRRRGNIVVSRRAVLEETRAEQRSELINDLAEGQVIDGVVKNITDYGAFVDLGGIDGLLHVTDMSYKRVNHPSEIIEIGQTVTVQIVRINEDTQRISLGMKQLESDPWDGVAAKYPVGAKLSGTVTNITEYGAFVELEAGIEGLVHVSEMSWTKKNVHPGKIVSTSQEVEVLVLEVDSEKRRISLGLKQAQGNPWEEFAEKHPVGSEVEGEVKNATEFGLFIGLDGDVDGMVHMSDIAWGISGEDALALHRKGEQVKAIVLDVDVEKERISLGMKQLEKGAPSADGADASALRKGQTVTVTVLEVRDGGLEVQVGDDGATGFIKRSDLGRDRDEQRPDRFQVGAKVDAMITGFDRSKKPNFSIKARQIAEEKEAVAQFGSTDSGASLGDILGEALKGKDD; from the coding sequence ATGGCGACTTCGCCCAACCCAACGCGCGACGATTTTGAAGCGCTACTTAACGAACAACTCGGTGGTGCAGACGATGGCGGTTTTGAAGGCCGCGTAGTCAAAGGCACCGTGACCGCCATCGAAAACGGCATGGCGATGATCGATGTAGGCCTGAAGTCAGAAGGCCGCGTCTCTCTTAAAGAATTCTCTCGTGGCGATGACGACCACGGTCTCGAAGTTGGCAGCGAAGTCGAAGTCTTCGTTGACCGGGTAGAGAACGCAGACGGCGAAGCCATGCTCAGCCGTGACCGTGCGCGTCGCGAAGCAGCCTGGGACAAGCTCGAAAACGAATTCGGCGAAGGCAAGCGTGTAGACGGCCGCATCTTCGGCCGCGTCAAGGGCGGCTTCACAGTCGATCTCGACGGCGCAGTTGCCTTCCTGCCCGGTTCACAGGTTGATATCCGTCCGGTTCGCGATGTCACTCCGTTGATGGATGTGCCGCAGCCGTTCCAGATCCTCAAGATGGATCGCCGCCGCGGCAACATCGTTGTCTCGCGCCGTGCGGTTCTTGAGGAGACCCGTGCAGAACAGCGCAGCGAGCTGATCAACGATCTGGCTGAAGGTCAGGTTATTGACGGCGTAGTGAAGAACATCACCGATTACGGTGCATTCGTTGATCTGGGCGGCATTGACGGTCTGCTGCACGTCACCGACATGAGTTACAAGCGCGTCAATCACCCGAGCGAAATCATCGAGATCGGTCAGACCGTGACCGTTCAGATCGTTCGTATCAATGAAGACACGCAGCGCATCAGCCTGGGTATGAAGCAGCTCGAAAGCGATCCATGGGATGGTGTTGCTGCGAAATATCCGGTCGGCGCGAAGCTTTCAGGCACAGTCACCAACATCACTGAATACGGTGCCTTTGTTGAGCTGGAAGCCGGCATCGAAGGCCTCGTCCACGTGTCTGAAATGAGCTGGACCAAGAAGAACGTGCACCCGGGCAAGATCGTGTCGACCAGCCAGGAAGTTGAAGTTCTGGTTCTCGAAGTCGACAGCGAGAAGCGCCGTATTTCGCTGGGTCTGAAGCAGGCTCAGGGTAATCCTTGGGAAGAGTTTGCAGAGAAGCACCCAGTTGGCAGCGAAGTCGAAGGCGAAGTCAAGAACGCTACAGAATTCGGCCTGTTCATCGGTCTTGATGGCGACGTCGACGGCATGGTTCACATGTCGGATATCGCATGGGGCATTTCAGGCGAAGACGCATTGGCGCTCCACCGTAAGGGCGAGCAGGTCAAGGCGATCGTTCTCGACGTTGATGTCGAAAAAGAGCGCATCAGCCTGGGCATGAAGCAGCTTGAGAAGGGCGCACCATCGGCAGACGGCGCAGACGCAAGCGCACTGCGCAAGGGTCAGACTGTTACCGTGACCGTCCTCGAAGTTCGCGATGGCGGCTTGGAAGTCCAAGTGGGCGACGATGGCGCAACCGGCTTCATCAAGCGTTCTGATCTTGGTCGCGACCGCGATGAGCAGCGCCCGGATCGTTTCCAGGTGGGTGCAAAGGTCGATGCGATGATCACCGGTTTCGACCGTTCGAAAAAGCCGAATTTCTCGATCAAGGCGCGCCAGATCGCTGAAGAGAAGGAAGCAGTGGCACAGTTCGGTTCGACCGACAGTGGTGCATCTCTCGGCGACATCCTTGGCGAAGCACTCAAGGGCAAAGACGACTAA
- the ffh gene encoding signal recognition particle protein has protein sequence MFDNLSDRLGGVFDKLKGRGALKEQDVRDAMREVRIALLEADVALPVARRFIDAVTEKAVGQDVLRSVTPGQQVVKIVHDELVDMLGGEETPGLNLEAKPPVVIMMVGLQGSGKTTTTAKLGKLIREKHGKKALMASLDVNRPAAQEQLAVLGEQTDTSTLPIVAGQQPVDIARRAMEAAKLQNFDVLLLDTAGRLHVDEALMAEMKAISTVSAPTEVLLVVDSLTGQDAVNVAQSFTGEVPLTGVVLTRMDGDARGGAALSMRHVTGKPIKFAGTGEKLDAIEAFHPSRVADRILGMGDVVSLVEKAAATIKEEDAAALAKRMAKGQFDMNDLRTQLQQMQNMGGLGMLAGMMPGMKKAKAALAASDMDDKVLVHMDAIIGSMTPKERGRPELMNAKRKKRVAAGSGTDVQTVNKVLKMHKEMSRAMKQIKKMGGLKGLASMFGGGGLGAAMPGLGGPGGGMGGGMPGLGGAKGPSVDPDTLPPELRDMLNKK, from the coding sequence ATGTTTGACAATCTGTCCGACCGCTTGGGCGGCGTCTTTGACAAGCTCAAAGGCCGCGGCGCTCTGAAAGAGCAAGATGTTCGTGACGCAATGCGCGAAGTGCGCATCGCCTTGCTTGAAGCCGATGTCGCTTTGCCGGTGGCGCGTCGTTTCATCGATGCCGTGACCGAGAAGGCCGTGGGTCAGGACGTTCTGCGTTCGGTGACGCCGGGGCAACAGGTCGTCAAAATCGTTCATGACGAACTGGTCGACATGCTGGGCGGGGAAGAGACCCCGGGTCTGAATCTTGAGGCCAAGCCGCCGGTCGTGATCATGATGGTCGGTCTGCAGGGCTCTGGTAAGACCACAACGACTGCGAAGCTGGGCAAGCTGATCCGTGAAAAGCACGGCAAGAAAGCGCTGATGGCGTCGCTCGACGTCAATCGTCCCGCGGCGCAAGAACAGTTGGCCGTGCTGGGTGAGCAGACAGACACGTCTACCTTGCCGATCGTTGCCGGCCAGCAGCCGGTTGATATCGCGCGCCGCGCAATGGAAGCGGCGAAGCTGCAAAACTTTGACGTGCTGCTGCTGGACACTGCGGGCCGTTTGCACGTCGATGAAGCACTGATGGCCGAAATGAAGGCCATTTCCACCGTGTCGGCGCCGACCGAGGTGCTGCTGGTGGTCGACAGCCTGACAGGTCAAGACGCCGTAAACGTTGCGCAAAGCTTTACCGGTGAGGTTCCGCTGACGGGTGTCGTGCTCACCCGTATGGATGGCGATGCACGCGGCGGTGCGGCGCTGTCTATGCGTCACGTGACCGGCAAACCGATCAAGTTTGCCGGTACGGGCGAGAAGCTCGATGCGATTGAAGCTTTCCATCCGTCACGCGTTGCCGACCGTATTCTGGGCATGGGCGATGTCGTCAGCCTGGTCGAAAAGGCCGCGGCGACGATCAAGGAAGAAGATGCCGCAGCGCTCGCCAAGCGCATGGCCAAGGGTCAGTTCGACATGAATGACCTGCGCACCCAGTTGCAGCAGATGCAGAACATGGGCGGGTTGGGCATGCTGGCGGGCATGATGCCGGGCATGAAGAAGGCCAAGGCGGCGCTGGCAGCAAGTGATATGGACGACAAGGTGCTCGTCCATATGGATGCGATCATCGGTTCGATGACGCCGAAAGAGCGCGGACGGCCCGAATTAATGAATGCCAAGCGCAAGAAGCGCGTGGCGGCAGGCAGCGGCACCGATGTGCAGACCGTGAACAAGGTTCTGAAGATGCACAAGGAAATGAGCCGCGCGATGAAGCAGATCAAGAAGATGGGCGGCCTCAAGGGCCTCGCATCGATGTTTGGCGGTGGCGGTCTGGGTGCTGCGATGCCCGGCCTTGGCGGCCCCGGTGGCGGCATGGGCGGCGGAATGCCCGGATTAGGTGGCGCTAAAGGACCGTCGGTTGATCCCGACACCCTCCCGCCGGAACTTAGAGACATGTTGAACAAGAAGTAA
- the rpsP gene encoding 30S ribosomal protein S16, with translation MAVAIRLSRGGAKRRPYYRIVVADVRAPRDGKYLEQIGTYNPMLPKDSGERVKLNEDRARHWLSVGAKPSDRVHRFLDAAGILERAPRNNPQKGEPGEAAKERAEEKAAKLAEAEEAAKEAAEAPAEEEAVVEEAAAEEAPAEEAAAEEAPVEEAPAEEAAEEATEEKAE, from the coding sequence ATGGCAGTTGCAATTCGTTTGTCGCGCGGTGGCGCGAAGAGGCGCCCATACTACCGCATCGTCGTTGCAGACGTGCGCGCGCCACGTGACGGCAAGTATCTGGAGCAGATCGGTACCTACAACCCGATGTTGCCGAAGGATTCGGGTGAGCGCGTGAAGCTCAACGAAGATCGTGCACGTCACTGGCTGAGCGTTGGTGCAAAGCCGTCTGACCGCGTGCACCGCTTCCTTGATGCGGCTGGCATCCTTGAGCGTGCACCGCGCAACAACCCGCAGAAGGGTGAGCCGGGCGAAGCTGCGAAGGAACGCGCTGAAGAAAAGGCGGCTAAGCTTGCTGAAGCCGAAGAAGCAGCCAAGGAAGCTGCCGAAGCACCGGCTGAAGAAGAAGCAGTTGTTGAAGAAGCTGCAGCTGAAGAGGCGCCTGCTGAAGAAGCAGCCGCCGAAGAAGCTCCTGTGGAAGAAGCACCCGCTGAGGAAGCTGCTGAAGAAGCAACCGAAGAAAAGGCTGAGTAA
- the aroA gene encoding 3-phosphoshikimate 1-carboxyvinyltransferase, whose translation MPQYRFAASGPLTGRLRVPGDKSISHRSIMFGALAVGETRVSGLLEGEDVMATAAAMRAMGATIEKRGDDWSIHGVGVGGLLQPDTSLDMGNSGTSTRLLMGLIASHGITARFTGDASLSKRPMGRVITPLSEMGASFKASEGGTLPLTMHGALPAIPITYRLPVASAQVKSAVLLAGLNTPGITTVIEPVPTRDHSERMLRGFGAEMEVEESGGERVIRIHGEADLKPQDVVVPGDPSSAAFFIVAALITEGSNLVIENVGLNPTRAGLIQVLRDMGGYIEELDRREVGGEPVADLNVKHSALTGIDVDPAVAPSMIDEFPVLFVAAALANGTTTTNGLDELRVKESDRLSAMAAALTLAGARVEERKDGLVIQGTGGEPLAGTSGEPVTTHLDHRIAMSMAVAGLVSRDGVEVDDVSPIQTSFPNFMDLLQEAAS comes from the coding sequence TTGCCACAATACCGTTTTGCCGCATCTGGACCGTTAACCGGGCGTCTGCGCGTTCCCGGCGACAAGTCGATCAGCCACCGTTCGATCATGTTCGGAGCTCTGGCAGTGGGCGAGACGCGCGTATCCGGCCTGCTCGAAGGCGAAGACGTGATGGCGACCGCCGCTGCGATGCGCGCAATGGGTGCAACCATCGAAAAGCGGGGAGATGATTGGTCTATCCATGGGGTTGGCGTCGGCGGGCTGCTCCAACCCGATACTTCGCTTGATATGGGCAATAGCGGCACCAGCACGCGTTTGCTTATGGGGCTTATCGCTAGCCACGGCATCACCGCGCGATTCACTGGAGATGCAAGCCTGTCCAAGCGCCCGATGGGCCGGGTGATCACGCCGCTGAGCGAAATGGGCGCAAGTTTCAAAGCGTCAGAGGGCGGGACTTTGCCGCTCACCATGCATGGCGCCCTGCCCGCCATACCGATCACCTACCGCCTCCCGGTCGCCAGCGCGCAGGTGAAAAGCGCGGTCCTGCTCGCGGGTCTCAATACGCCCGGAATTACGACCGTGATCGAGCCAGTCCCGACACGCGACCATTCGGAGCGGATGCTGCGCGGATTCGGCGCCGAGATGGAAGTCGAAGAGTCAGGAGGCGAACGCGTGATCCGTATTCATGGCGAAGCGGATCTCAAGCCTCAAGACGTCGTTGTTCCTGGCGATCCATCATCAGCGGCCTTCTTCATTGTCGCAGCGCTAATAACCGAAGGCAGCAATCTTGTTATTGAGAATGTCGGCCTCAATCCGACGCGTGCGGGTCTGATCCAGGTCCTGCGTGACATGGGCGGGTATATCGAAGAGCTGGACCGCCGCGAAGTTGGCGGTGAACCTGTTGCGGACCTGAATGTGAAGCATTCAGCGCTGACCGGCATCGATGTCGATCCGGCGGTTGCGCCCAGCATGATTGACGAGTTTCCGGTGCTGTTCGTGGCTGCAGCACTCGCCAACGGCACAACCACTACAAACGGCCTCGACGAACTGCGTGTTAAAGAGAGCGACCGGCTATCAGCGATGGCGGCCGCGCTCACGCTAGCGGGTGCGAGAGTGGAGGAACGCAAGGACGGCTTAGTAATCCAAGGAACGGGCGGCGAGCCACTTGCCGGCACATCGGGCGAACCTGTCACGACGCACCTTGATCATCGCATTGCCATGAGCATGGCAGTGGCCGGCCTTGTCAGTCGCGACGGCGTGGAAGTGGATGACGTGTCACCTATCCAGACCAGCTTCCCGAACTTTATGGACTTGCTTCAAGAGGCTGCATCTTGA
- a CDS encoding ATPase, with protein MPQIAQLAEVWSSQVFWTLIFFGITFFFIGRGMVPKVMETVAMRDKQIADDLAAAQAARDTADEQEETWRKRENENHAKAQAVIAKAKADAAAKNEKKIAAAQKRLDKKLAEAEARIAEARGVAMAEVESVAAEAAQDIVARLAGASVDGAAARAAVKEAMTNG; from the coding sequence ATGCCTCAGATAGCTCAACTTGCCGAAGTTTGGTCGAGCCAGGTTTTCTGGACGCTGATCTTCTTTGGTATCACGTTTTTCTTCATCGGGCGCGGAATGGTGCCCAAGGTGATGGAGACCGTGGCCATGCGCGACAAGCAAATCGCAGACGATCTGGCTGCCGCTCAAGCTGCGCGTGACACCGCTGATGAGCAGGAAGAGACATGGCGCAAGCGCGAGAATGAAAACCACGCCAAAGCGCAAGCCGTGATCGCCAAGGCCAAGGCAGATGCCGCAGCCAAAAACGAAAAGAAGATCGCTGCAGCGCAAAAGCGTTTGGATAAGAAGCTTGCCGAAGCTGAAGCGCGGATTGCAGAGGCACGTGGCGTAGCAATGGCTGAAGTTGAATCCGTTGCAGCCGAAGCCGCCCAAGACATTGTAGCGCGTCTTGCCGGTGCATCGGTTGACGGTGCAGCTGCCAGAGCCGCTGTTAAGGAGGCGATGACCAATGGTTGA
- a CDS encoding YnbE family lipoprotein, translated as MPITLLGGCIGVEAPDGPIVIELNINIRSEVIYQLAEDTAETIEENADIF; from the coding sequence TTGCCGATCACATTGCTGGGCGGGTGTATCGGTGTTGAGGCACCCGACGGGCCAATCGTGATCGAGCTCAACATCAACATTCGCAGTGAAGTTATTTATCAGCTGGCCGAAGACACGGCTGAAACGATTGAAGAGAATGCTGACATCTTCTGA
- the cmk gene encoding (d)CMP kinase, translated as MIIAVDGPTASGKGTIAKAIAAHFELPYLDTGLLYRAVGYQTVADGGDPDNPQDALEACNFRSDLLRSSALRSEETGGYASRVSTHPEVRNALYERQRAFADQEGGAVLDGRDIGTVIAPEADVKLFITASVQERAKRRWLEMRGREIDIPLSDIERDIAARDARDINRKDAPLRAAPDALVIDTTAFDKDQAIEAAIEAVTQALR; from the coding sequence ATGATCATCGCTGTCGACGGACCCACTGCCTCGGGCAAGGGCACTATAGCCAAAGCCATTGCTGCGCATTTCGAGCTGCCCTATCTCGACACTGGCCTGCTCTATCGAGCGGTCGGCTATCAAACAGTTGCAGATGGCGGCGATCCTGATAACCCGCAAGATGCTCTGGAAGCATGCAATTTTCGCAGCGATCTGTTGCGATCCTCCGCGCTACGAAGCGAAGAGACTGGCGGATATGCGAGCCGTGTCTCCACTCACCCAGAGGTACGCAATGCTCTGTACGAGCGTCAACGTGCTTTTGCCGACCAGGAAGGTGGCGCTGTATTGGATGGGCGCGATATCGGCACCGTGATTGCGCCAGAGGCAGATGTGAAGCTGTTCATTACCGCGAGCGTGCAAGAACGCGCCAAGCGCCGCTGGCTAGAGATGAGGGGTCGGGAAATCGACATTCCCCTCTCAGATATCGAGCGCGACATTGCTGCACGCGATGCCCGTGATATCAACCGCAAGGATGCGCCCTTGCGAGCCGCGCCAGACGCGCTGGTGATCGACACCACGGCCTTTGACAAAGACCAAGCAATCGAGGCAGCAATCGAAGCCGTCACTCAGGCGCTGCGCTAG
- a CDS encoding NADPH:quinone oxidoreductase family protein produces the protein MQSLRVERISDDLSGVALADQPQPVRNQGEVLVRVRAASLNFPDLLMTQGKYQLKPEPPFTIGLELAGEVIEADKDSLFKPGDKVIGGNKTGAFAEFACIPERGLRPLPRGLNFVQGAAMGAAYQTAYTGLVELCSLTAGQWVMVTGASGGVGLAAIDLAKALGAQVIAATGLDAKRERIDALYKPDAVIVSVDRFREQVSEITGGELCDIVFDPVGGDVFDECTRCVSFSGKLVVVGFTSGRIADIATNIPLIKGFSVVGLRAGEYARRFPERGAAISDGIAKLASEGRIKPAIDRVLPLSQWRQGFEAMANRELVGKVVFEPGE, from the coding sequence ATGCAGTCTCTTCGCGTCGAACGTATTTCTGATGACCTGTCAGGCGTTGCGCTGGCCGATCAGCCACAGCCAGTGCGTAATCAAGGCGAAGTGCTGGTGCGTGTCCGTGCGGCTTCGCTCAACTTCCCTGACTTGCTGATGACGCAGGGAAAGTATCAGCTCAAACCGGAACCTCCCTTTACAATCGGGCTAGAGCTGGCAGGCGAAGTTATCGAAGCTGATAAGGACAGCCTCTTCAAGCCAGGCGACAAGGTCATCGGCGGCAACAAGACGGGTGCATTCGCAGAGTTCGCATGCATTCCTGAACGCGGACTACGCCCCCTTCCCCGTGGTCTGAACTTCGTACAAGGCGCAGCGATGGGCGCGGCCTATCAGACTGCTTACACAGGACTAGTTGAACTCTGCAGCCTTACCGCCGGGCAATGGGTCATGGTGACCGGGGCTAGCGGCGGTGTGGGACTGGCTGCGATCGATCTGGCCAAGGCGTTAGGCGCACAAGTGATTGCGGCAACCGGTTTGGATGCCAAGCGTGAACGCATTGACGCGCTCTACAAACCTGATGCCGTGATCGTCAGCGTAGACCGGTTCCGCGAGCAGGTAAGCGAGATAACTGGTGGCGAACTTTGCGATATCGTGTTCGATCCGGTTGGGGGCGACGTATTCGACGAATGCACCCGCTGCGTCAGCTTTTCGGGCAAGCTGGTCGTGGTCGGCTTCACCAGCGGGCGCATTGCCGACATCGCAACGAATATTCCGCTGATCAAAGGCTTCTCCGTCGTCGGCCTGCGCGCTGGTGAATATGCCCGGCGTTTCCCGGAACGCGGTGCAGCGATTAGTGACGGGATAGCAAAACTGGCGTCCGAAGGCCGGATAAAGCCAGCAATCGACCGTGTATTGCCGCTTTCGCAATGGCGCCAAGGCTTTGAGGCCATGGCTAACCGCGAATTAGTCGGCAAGGTGGTGTTCGAGCCGGGCGAATAG
- a CDS encoding AtpZ/AtpI family protein has protein sequence MSKEKPAREPIAEDARIDALEARLKAAREREDERNRPQVKGADANYRMGNRVLADLLGGILGGALIGWTIDQLADTSPWGLLVMLFLGIIVAFRNVIRSASTPPADPDADK, from the coding sequence ATGAGCAAAGAAAAACCCGCACGGGAACCCATCGCTGAGGATGCGCGTATCGACGCGCTCGAAGCGCGGCTAAAGGCCGCACGCGAGCGTGAAGATGAACGCAACCGGCCGCAGGTCAAGGGCGCTGATGCGAACTATCGCATGGGCAACCGGGTGCTGGCGGATCTGCTTGGTGGGATCCTGGGTGGAGCGTTGATTGGTTGGACCATTGACCAGCTTGCCGACACTTCGCCCTGGGGTCTGTTGGTGATGTTGTTCCTCGGGATCATCGTCGCTTTCAGGAATGTCATTCGCTCTGCGAGCACACCCCCTGCTGATCCCGACGCGGATAAGTAG
- a CDS encoding F0F1 ATP synthase subunit A: MKQFAIEPMFGTGGFEVAGYNLAFTNSALWMLIATVLLWIFVAGGMKRQLVPGRWQMAVESFTGFIDDMLEANVGKEGRKYVPYIFSLFMFILFANLLGLLPVGIIPGVHAFTFTSHFTVTGVLAILSFAIVLIVGFWKHGLHFFSLFVPHGTPLWLIWLIPAIELISFLVRPFSLALRLFVAMMAGHVLLKVLASFVIDSVNAGAVFGGFIGIPSLVLMIAISALEILVAGIQAYVFALLTSLYINDAENLH, translated from the coding sequence ATGAAGCAATTCGCCATTGAGCCGATGTTCGGCACTGGCGGGTTCGAGGTGGCCGGTTACAATCTCGCTTTCACCAACAGCGCGCTGTGGATGTTGATTGCCACAGTGCTGCTTTGGATCTTTGTGGCAGGCGGCATGAAGCGTCAGCTCGTGCCGGGCCGCTGGCAGATGGCGGTTGAAAGCTTCACCGGCTTCATCGACGATATGCTGGAAGCGAACGTGGGCAAGGAAGGGCGCAAATATGTGCCGTACATCTTCAGCCTGTTCATGTTCATCCTGTTCGCCAACCTGCTGGGCCTGTTGCCGGTCGGCATCATTCCCGGCGTCCACGCTTTCACTTTTACCAGCCACTTTACCGTCACCGGTGTTCTGGCGATCCTGAGCTTCGCGATCGTGCTGATCGTCGGGTTCTGGAAGCACGGCCTGCATTTCTTCAGCCTGTTTGTGCCACACGGCACGCCATTGTGGCTGATCTGGCTCATTCCGGCGATCGAGCTGATTTCGTTCCTCGTGCGTCCATTCAGCCTCGCGTTGCGTCTTTTCGTGGCGATGATGGCAGGCCACGTGCTGCTGAAAGTTCTCGCCAGCTTCGTGATTGACAGCGTCAACGCTGGCGCGGTCTTCGGTGGCTTCATCGGCATTCCCAGCCTTGTCCTGATGATCGCTATCAGCGCGCTGGAAATCCTGGTTGCAGGCATCCAGGCTTATGTTTTCGCTCTTCTGACGTCGCTTTACATCAACGACGCAGAGAACCTTCACTAG
- a CDS encoding YdbL family protein: MFRKLAFVGVISAASLAALVAPAQAQRDPAYAAARSSGQVGEKMDGYLDIVGEGTPELRRLVSDINIKRRAVYAQQARENGVTLEEYALSTGCQLILKTVPGEMYQAPDGSWQTRTSAPPRRDPRCPPG, encoded by the coding sequence ATGTTTAGGAAGCTTGCTTTTGTTGGTGTTATCTCCGCTGCCTCGCTGGCCGCATTGGTTGCGCCCGCGCAGGCGCAGCGTGATCCGGCTTATGCCGCAGCGCGTTCATCGGGTCAGGTGGGCGAGAAGATGGACGGGTATCTCGATATCGTGGGCGAGGGCACTCCAGAGCTGCGCCGCCTTGTCAGCGACATCAATATCAAGCGCCGCGCGGTCTATGCGCAGCAAGCGCGCGAAAACGGTGTCACTCTTGAGGAATACGCGCTCTCGACCGGTTGCCAATTGATTCTGAAGACAGTTCCGGGCGAGATGTACCAGGCGCCTGATGGATCGTGGCAGACCCGAACGTCAGCTCCGCCGCGGCGTGATCCGCGTTGCCCGCCGGGTTGA
- a CDS encoding CBU_0592 family membrane protein, whose translation MACIIGAYFYLTAKDEPNPFILHGTNLVGAALLTVSLLVHTNWPSLVLEAFWAAIAIWGLWKALK comes from the coding sequence ATGGCCTGTATCATTGGCGCCTATTTTTACCTTACCGCCAAGGACGAACCGAACCCGTTCATCTTGCACGGTACCAACCTTGTCGGTGCGGCCCTTTTGACCGTATCTTTGCTGGTTCACACCAATTGGCCGAGCCTGGTTCTCGAAGCCTTTTGGGCCGCTATTGCAATCTGGGGCTTGTGGAAGGCGCTGAAGTGA
- a CDS encoding F0F1 ATP synthase subunit C: MEAEAAKLVGAGLAAIGAGAAAIGVGNVFGSFLESALRNPGAADSQQGRLFIGFAAAELLGLLAFVVAMILIFVA; this comes from the coding sequence ATGGAAGCAGAAGCAGCCAAGCTCGTAGGCGCAGGCCTTGCAGCAATCGGTGCCGGCGCCGCAGCAATCGGTGTTGGTAACGTTTTCGGCTCTTTCCTTGAGTCAGCACTGCGTAACCCGGGTGCAGCAGACAGCCAGCAGGGCCGTCTGTTCATCGGCTTCGCAGCAGCCGAACTTCTGGGCCTTCTGGCCTTCGTCGTTGCAATGATCCTGATCTTCGTTGCCTAA
- a CDS encoding TIGR02300 family protein, with protein MAKPEWGTKRSCPKCGERFYDLGKDDPATCIECGEEWHPEPVLKPKQPIPFEDEDKKKDGEADSDLGGDDDDDLKDLENIDDADDSPDNDVDLGGDDDLGVSKGKGDDEDDDS; from the coding sequence ATGGCTAAGCCAGAATGGGGCACAAAGCGTTCCTGCCCCAAATGCGGGGAACGTTTCTATGATCTGGGTAAGGATGATCCGGCAACGTGCATCGAGTGCGGCGAAGAATGGCATCCAGAACCAGTTCTGAAACCGAAGCAGCCGATCCCGTTCGAAGACGAGGACAAGAAGAAGGACGGCGAAGCGGATAGCGATCTGGGCGGCGACGATGATGATGATCTGAAGGATCTGGAGAATATCGACGACGCTGACGATTCGCCTGACAATGATGTTGACCTCGGCGGCGATGATGACCTTGGCGTAAGCAAGGGCAAAGGCGACGACGAAGACGACGACTCCTGA